The nucleotide window ATCATTTGAGTGAACCAGAATACCATCGACATTAAACTACCACGGAGACGAAACAAATACAAAGAACACTTTGGTTACACAAGTACCTATCTCTTGCTGGCCAAGAGAAGATAACACACAACCTAGCAGCAAGTACTAAATAAAAGCTACAACAGCCGGCTCAAGACAGTTTATTAGCCCTGCTCCTCGCCCTCCTCGGCGGCTGCGACTTCCCTCTCCTCCGCGGCCGCGGCCATCAGCTCGTCGAAGTTCTCCGTCTTGCCCAGCACTATTTCAATCTGGTGTAGAAACAGTTTCAAGGATCAGCAAACATTGGCATACCGTTGGAAAACACGGCTATCTTTCATGGGAATTGAGGAAGAAATCTAACCTTAGCCTTCTGCATCGGGCGGCCCCTTGATTCATCATTGACATCAACAGTGGATGTCATGATTTCTGCAAGAGATTTTATTTGATTTGAGTAACTAGAGAGAACGAAAATGCAAGGAAACCTGAGTCTTACTCTTTTCAACAGCAAGGCCATTATTTTTCAGAATTTCGGCAACTGTCACCAC belongs to Triticum urartu cultivar G1812 chromosome 7, Tu2.1, whole genome shotgun sequence and includes:
- the LOC125521944 gene encoding uncharacterized protein At2g34160-like gives rise to the protein MEEVTEGVKNLAVTEPHKKNRIQVSNTKKPLFFYVNLAKRYMQMHNEVELSALGMAIATVVTVAEILKNNGLAVEKKIMTSTVDVNDESRGRPMQKAKIEIVLGKTENFDELMAAAAEEREVAAAEEGEEQG